The DNA region TAGTACAGGTTCATCCGGACCCGTTCGGCGCCCGGCGACGGCACGCCCGACACGAATGCCTTGCGATGCACGACGGGGTTGCCAAGCGCCTGGCGACCGCGCGTCGTCTGGAAGGACACGCGCCCCGGCTCCCAGCGGAAGGCGTGGGTCAGGAGCCCGGCCGGTGCCGAGAAGCGGGCGACGTTGGCCGGGACGTAATACGGCTGCACCACGTACTGCGCGTTCGGCAGGTCCGGATCGCCCCACCGGCTGATCTCGATGTCGAGTTCCCGGTGGTTCTGGTCGGCCGCCTCGTCGTCCCACACCAGCATGCCCAGGGTCGCGGCGGCATCGAGCGTCGAGGTGTCGCGAACCGTGAAGGCGTACGTGCCGTAGCCGAGCGATCGCGTGAGGATCACCTCGGCGCTGGTCCACTGTCGGTCGCGCTGCGCCAGGCGCAGGTGCAACGCGCCGTCGGTGTCCACCCAGGCGTTGTCCTGGTGATAGGCGTTCCGCCCCCCGCGGTCGCTGGCGTTCTGCCGGACCTGCCATTCGTAACCGCTGAATGTCAGCACCTTCGGCGGGTCGGCATCGTGGCCGCTGCCCGCCACCGTGGCGACCGCCACCACCTTGCCGCCGGGCGTCGGCAAGGCTTCGATGGTGTCGACCGGCTGGAACGTCGCGTCGACGAGCAGGGCCGCGTACTCGGTGCCGAGATGGGTGGTGTTCTCCCACGAGCCATCCGGGCGGATGTCGGTGAACGGCTCGGCGGTCAGCGGCTGGATCCACCACGGCCCCGCCTTGGCGTAGAGCACGACGCGCTGCGTGGGCCGCGCGCCGATCACCCGACCGGCGATACGGCTGGTCCGATCGGGTCCGCCGGCAGCCACGGGCGGCACGGTCGTGAAACCGATCACCGGAACCGCCGGCGTCGCCGATCGCCCACCGCCGCAGCCGACCGCGACCAGGAACAGGAACGCGAGTGCCTGTCGGGCGGCGCGCACGATCATGGCGGGTGCGCCACCCGTCGCATGCACGGTCATTTCAAGGTCGCCTTACCAAACGGTACGCGGCCATTCTACAGCCAACGTCGGCCACCGTCGGGTCGCGACATCGGCCCGAACGGGTGCGTCACGGCAGGCATCTCGAACTGTCGAGCTGTCGACGCGACGAACTTCGGAGCCAGCCACCTGCTGCCGAGTTGCATGTGCTTGAATAGCCGGGCCCCTCGCCTCGGGGGCCACCACCATCACGACCATGCACATCGCCCCGTTTGCCGTCGAGCAGTGGATGAACGCCCATGAGACCCGCTGCGCGCTCAACCTCGCCGAGACCTGCATCGAATCGCTCACCCTGGGGGAACTGCTCGACCTGGCCGGCGTGCGCGACGCCCTGTTGGCCGACCTGCGGCCGATCAAGCTGACGTACGGCGAGATCGAAGGCAGCGAGCGGCTCCGCACGGCGATCGCGGCGCTCTACGCGCGGCAGTCCTGGCGCGACGTGCTGATCACGCATGGCGCCTCGGGCGCGAATGCGCTCGTGTACCAGGCGCTGGTCGGGGCTGGCGATCGCGTCGTCACCGTCGTGCCGACGTACCAGCAGCACGAGGCGATTCCCGAGAGCCTCGGCGCCGACGTGCAACGCCTGCGCCTGCGCGCCGACGACGGGTACCGGCTGGACCTCGATGCCCTGCGCGCGCTGGTCACGCCAGGCACGCGGCTGATCGCACTCACCAATCCCAACAACCCGACCGGCGCGCTGCTCGATGCCGAGGCACTGACGACGATCGTGGCAATGGCCGACGCGGTCGGCGCGTACGTCCTGTGTGACGAGGTCTACCGCGACGCCACCCACGACGACGAGGCGCCGGTGCCGTCGATCGCCGACCTCTACGCCAGGGGCATCAGCACGGGCAGCATGTCCAAGGCCTACTCGCTCGCGGGCGTGCGACTGGGGTGGATCTGCGGTCCACCCGCGGTATTGCGCGCCGCCGAAGTGCACCGCGACTACAACACCATCAGCGTCGGACGCATCGACGACCTGCTGGCGGCGATCGCGCTCGAGTCGAGAGACGCGATCCTCGCGCGCAACCGGCACATCGTGCGCACCAACCTCGCCGTGCTCGAGGCATGGGTGGCGGCAGAGCCGCTGATCTCCTGGGTGAAGCCGCGCGCCGGCACCATCGCGCTGCTGGCGTACGACCTCGACATGTCGTCGGAGGCCTTCTGCCTCCGCCTGCTCGAGGAGACCGGCGTGCTGTTCACGCCGGGCAGCGCGTTTGGCGTCGAGGGCACGGTTCGCATCGGCTACGCCAACAACCCCACCGTGCTCGCCGACGGCCTGCGCGAGGTGTCGGGCTTCCTGCGTCGGCTCGAGCCGCCCGCGTAGCGGCCGTCGGCGCCGATCGTCGCCGTAGGGGGCGCGCTCGTATCAGATCCCGGAAGATGCGGCAGGCCCGGTCACCAGGCGGATGTGGCAAGGCGCGGAGGTAGGCATCGAGGCAGCGCGTCGCGACGACGATCGCGTCAGGTGGTGAGGAATGCGCGGCGGAAGAACAAGACGGTCATCGTGATCGCGATCACCAGCATCACCGCACGCACGAGTCTGGCCGGGAGCCGCTTGCCCAGGTGCGCGCCGAGGTAGCCGCCCGCCATCGCGCCCAGCCCGAGCGCGACGCTCTGCCTCCACCACACCATGCCGAGCAGCGCGAAGCAGACGACGGCCACCATGTTGGCGGCCGTCACCATCACCATCCGCGCGGGGTTGAGCGCCTTGATGTCGGCCGCGGTGAACAGGCTCCAGGCGGCGAGCATCATCAGGCCGACGCCGCCGCCGAAATAGCCGCCGTACGTGCCGAGGACGAACTGGACGCCGAGCACCGTCGTGCGTCCCACCGCGACGCGCGACCGCACGCGGCTTCCGAGCCTGGGTCCGAGCATCAGCGTGATGGTCGCAGCCAGCAGCAGGAAAGGCAGCACGCGATCGAAGAGCGTGGTCGGCGTCCAGACGAGGAGCAGCGCGCCACACAAGCCGCCGAGGAGCGTCACGACGAGCGACGGCGCGAACGGCAGGCCGTCCACCGTCGTCAACCCGCCCCGGTAGACCCACGCGCTGGTGACACCGCCAGGGAAGAGCGCCGCCGTGCTCGAGGCGTTCGCGGCAACCGACGGGAGCCCGGCCGCGATCAGCGCTGGCAGGGTCACGAAGCTGCCGCCCCCCGCGAGGGCGTTCATGGCTCCACCGATCAGTCCTGCCGAGGCCAGCATCACGAGGGTCTTCATGGGCGCGTCCGCGCGCCATTGTGACAGCGTCCCGATGACTGCCAGCCGCTCCACGGCCGGGCGCGACGCCCGGATGCCGATTGTGGAACCATGGAGCCATGACCACGTGCGCCCGCACTTCGTTGATCGTGATGCTGTCGGCCCTGACCCTCGGCACCGGCATGGCCTTCGCGGGCCAGCGGGCCGTCGTGTCCGGGGCGCACGACGCGCCCCTGACCGACACCGTCCCCGTCGATCCCCGGATCACGGTGGGCACCCTGGCCAACGGGATGCGCTACTACATCCGGGCCAACAAGCAGCCGCAGAACCGTGCCGAGATCCGGCTCGTGGTCAACGCCGGATCGGTCCTCGAGGACGACGACCAGCGCGGGCTGGCGCACTTTGTCGAGCACATGGCGTTCAACGGCACGCGCCACTTCCCCAAGCAGGAGGTGATCGCGTTCCTGCAGTCGACCGGCATGCGCTTCGGCGCCCACATCAACGCCAACACCGGCTTCGACCAGACGGTCTACGAGCTGCGGATTCCGACCGACAGTCCTGCCGTCATCGACAAGGCGCTGCTGATCCTCGAGGACTGGGCGAGCGCCGTCTCGTTCGAGCCGGCCGAGATCGACAAGGAACGCGGCGTCATCCTCGAGGAATGGCGCACGGGCCTGGGCGCCAACGCGCGGATCCTCGACGCGCAGCTGCCGGTGCTGCTGAAGGACTCCCGCTACGCCGAGCGATTGCCCATCGGCAAGCCGGAGACCCTCCGCACGTTCTCCCACGACCGCCTGAAGAAGTTCTACACCGACTGGTACCGACCCGACCTGATGGCGGTGATCGTCGTCGGCGACTTCGATCCGGCGGCCATGGAGACCCTCATCAAGGCGCACTTCGCCTCGATTCCGGCAGCGGTCAACCCACGGCCCCGACCCGTGTACGACGTCCCGGAACAGCCTGGCACGCGCTACACGATCGCCACCGACCCCGAGGCGACGCGGACCACCGTCGGCGTCTCCAGCACCATGCCGGCGCGCGACCAGTCGACGCTTGGCGCCTACCGGCAGCTGACGATCGAGCGGACGTTCGCGGCGCTCCTGTCGGCGCGGCTCTCGGAGATGGCGCAGAAGCCCGGCGCGCCGTTCCTGGACGCACAGACCAATCGAGGCCTCTTCGTGCAGTCGACCGAGGCCACCACGATGAG from Luteitalea sp. TBR-22 includes:
- a CDS encoding sulfite exporter TauE/SafE family protein, which encodes MKTLVMLASAGLIGGAMNALAGGGSFVTLPALIAAGLPSVAANASSTAALFPGGVTSAWVYRGGLTTVDGLPFAPSLVVTLLGGLCGALLLVWTPTTLFDRVLPFLLLAATITLMLGPRLGSRVRSRVAVGRTTVLGVQFVLGTYGGYFGGGVGLMMLAAWSLFTAADIKALNPARMVMVTAANMVAVVCFALLGMVWWRQSVALGLGAMAGGYLGAHLGKRLPARLVRAVMLVIAITMTVLFFRRAFLTT
- a CDS encoding aminotransferase, coding for MHIAPFAVEQWMNAHETRCALNLAETCIESLTLGELLDLAGVRDALLADLRPIKLTYGEIEGSERLRTAIAALYARQSWRDVLITHGASGANALVYQALVGAGDRVVTVVPTYQQHEAIPESLGADVQRLRLRADDGYRLDLDALRALVTPGTRLIALTNPNNPTGALLDAEALTTIVAMADAVGAYVLCDEVYRDATHDDEAPVPSIADLYARGISTGSMSKAYSLAGVRLGWICGPPAVLRAAEVHRDYNTISVGRIDDLLAAIALESRDAILARNRHIVRTNLAVLEAWVAAEPLISWVKPRAGTIALLAYDLDMSSEAFCLRLLEETGVLFTPGSAFGVEGTVRIGYANNPTVLADGLREVSGFLRRLEPPA